A stretch of Arachis hypogaea cultivar Tifrunner chromosome 15, arahy.Tifrunner.gnm2.J5K5, whole genome shotgun sequence DNA encodes these proteins:
- the LOC112750703 gene encoding uncharacterized protein — MSISQFIFLLLSLSSFHASNTSQASKQHYQYYSNVEAKINPFTPKASLIRYWNTHVTTNLPIPNFLLSKASPLTPKHLATLNKQPFTSLCSAPKLLCSFETQQQNDDVSAQNGANFAIYSNKRFSNYGSSQNGGLDSFKNYSNNINANTDSFRRYSAGSTRHGGAFTSYSENGNVANTDFASYGSGATASSGEFRNYDKLVNVPDLRFTTYDSSGKSHKLSFSSYGNETNSGTETFTSYGKRVRSGTSEFDNYAVSSNILQSEFTSYSELGSGGTNDSFRSYSFSGNNPKNSFKNYATGSISGTDMFTSYRNRANVGENTFQSYAGKSNSGGATFANYGQSFNVGNDTFISYGKGSSGRTQFGFRSYGLGRAFKGYNKQGASFSEYRNFSATSGKIVNRWVEPGKFFRESMIREGNVIPMPDIKDKMPERSFLPLSVSSKLPFSSSKVVDVREMFHAREGSATDRVITRAMEECERAPSRGETKRCVASAEGMIEFATSMLGNSVILRTTEGVNGSGTSVMIGTVYPINGGDVTKSVSCHQSLYPYLLYYCHSVPKVRVYEADILDVATKEKINHGVAICHLDTSAWGPDHGAFLSLGSTPGKIEVCHWIFQNDVTWTTS; from the exons ATGAGTATCAGTCAGTTCATCTTCCTGCTCTTGTCACTCTCTTCTTTCCAT GCTAGTAATACTTCTCAAGCAAGCAAACAACATTACCAATATTATTCCAACGTTGAAGCAAAGATTAATCCATTCACTCCCAAAGCTTCTCTCATACGCTATTGGAACACCCACGTCACAACCAACCTTCCAATTCCAAACTTCCTTCTCTCAAAGGCTTCACCTCTCACACCAAAACACTTGGCCACACTCAATAAACAACCTTTCACTTCTCTCTGCTCTGCACCAAAACTTTTATGCTCCTTCGAAACGCAACAACAAAACGACGACGTCTCGGCCCAAAACGGCGCCAACTTCGCCATTTACTCAAACAAGCGTTTCAGCAACTACGGCTCCTCCCAAAACGGTGGTCTCGACTCGTTCAAGAACTACTCCAACAACATCAACGCCAACACCGACTCGTTCCGCCGCTACAGCGCCGGATCCACGCGACACGGTGGCGCGTTCACCTCCTACTCCGAGAACGGCAATGTCGCCAACACCGATTTCGCCTCCTACGGCTCCGGCGCCACTGCGAGCTCCGGCGAGTTCCGCAACTACGACAAGCTCGTCAACGTTCCCGACCTCAGGTTCACCACCTACGATTCCAGCGGCAAGAGCCACAAGCTTTCGTTCTCGAGCTATGGTAACGAAACGAATTCAGGAACCGAAACTTTCACGAGCTACGGTAAAAGAGTTCGCAGCGGAACCAGCGAGTTCGATAACTACGCTGTGAGCTCCAACATTCTTCAATCAGAGTTCACGAGTTACAGCGAGTTAGGATCCGGCGGCACAAATGACTCGTTCAGGTCTTATAGCTTCTCCGGCAATAACCCTAAGAATAGCTTCAAGAACTACGCCACCGGTTCCATCTCCGGCACCGACATGTTCACCAGTTACCGGAACCGGGCGAATGTCGGCGAAAATACGTTCCAGAGCTACGCCGGAAAATCAAACTCCGGCGGTGCGACGTTCGCGAACTATGGCCAATCCTTCAACGTTGGAAATGACACGTTTATTAGTTACGGGAAAGGATCTTCGGGTCGGACCCAATTCGGGTTCAGGTCTTACGGGTTGGGACGCGCGTTCAAGGGTTACAACAAGCAGGGCGCGTCGTTTTCGGAGTATCGCAATTTCAGCGCCACCAGTGGCAAAATTGTAAATAGGTGGGTCGAGCCCGGTAAATTTTTCAGAGAATCGATGATCAGAGAAGGAAACGTTATACCTATGCCTGATATTAAGGATAAAATGCCTGAAAGGTCGTTTTTGCCCTTGTCCGTTTCGTCAAAGTTACCGTTTTCTTCCTCCAAGGTTGTTGATGTGAGGGAAATGTTCCACGCGCGGGAGGGCTCTGCAACGGATCGTGTAATCACGCGTGCAATGGAGGAGTGCGAGAGAGCTCCGAGCCGAGGGGAAACGAAACGGTGCGTCGCGTCCGCAGAGGGGATGATAGAGTTTGCCACGTCAATGCTGGGTAACAGCGTGATCTTGCGGACCACGGAGGGTGTGAATGGTTCCGGCACGAGCGTGATGATTGGGACGGTCTACCCAATCAACGGTGGAGATGTGACAAAATCTGTGTCATGCCATCAGAGCCTGTACCCTTACCTGCTGTATTATTGCCACTCTGTTCCAAAAGTGAGGGTTTATGAAGCAGATATACTTGACGTGGCAACGAAAGAAAAGATCAATCATGGTGTTGCCATCTGTCACCTTGACACGTCAGCGTGGGGGCCGGATCATGGGGCCTTCTTGTCTCTGGGGTCTACCCCTGGAAAGATTGAGGTGTGCCACTGGATATTCCAGAACGATGTGACGTGGACCACTTCTTGA